CTCAGTGGCACCCTCAAGCCGGGGACGCAAAGCCGGCAATGGGTCAGCGTGTGGGAGCCGACGCAACTGGTGGCCAATCTGTTTACCCAGGCCCTGGCGGAGCAGGGGATCAGCGTACAGGGCCGGCGCGTGATCGGTGGTGTGAGCCCGGCGACCGCTACTGTGTTGGCGACACACCAGTCGGCACCGTTGCAGGAGCTGATCAGGCCGCTGCTCAAACTGTCCAACAACAGCATGGCCGAAGCGCTGCTCAAGGCCATGGGGCGTCAACAGGCGAATGCCGGCACGGCGGCGGCAGGTGTGGCAGCGGTTGCGGATTTTCTGCGCCGCCAAGGCCTGGACCCGGCAACGCTGAACCAGGTGGATGGCTCGGGGTTGTCGCGACGTAACCTGGTGTCGGCGCAGAACTTCACCGACCTGCTGCTGGCCATGGGCAAGCAGCCGTGGTTCAACGCCTGGTACGACGCGTTGCCCAGCGCCGGCAACCCGGATCGCCTGAGTGGCGGCAGCCTGCGTTACCGCCTGCGCGGGACAGCGGCGCAAAACAACCTGCAGGCCAAGACGGGCTCGATGGGTGGGGTGTCGTCGTTGACGGGCTACATCACCGACGCGGGTGGGCGGCGGTTGGTGTTTTCGATGCTGACCAATAACTACGTGGTGCAGGGCAGCCGGATCAAGGCTGTGGAAGACCGTGTGGCAACAGCCCTGTGTAGGAGCGAGCTTGCTCGCGAAGGTCGTTAACGATAACGCGGGGAACCTGACGCCCCGCATTGGCCTCAGGTTTTTCGCGAGCAAGCTCGCTCCTACAGTGGGCGGGGTTGGAACGTATGCCTGTATTTTGTAGGAGCGAGCTTGCTCGCGAAGGTCGTTAACGATAACGCGGGGCACCTGACTACCCGCGTTGCTCTCAGGTTTTTCGCGAGCAAGCTCGCTCCTACAGTGGGCGGGGTTGGAACGCTTGCCGGTATTCACCTGGTGTCGCTCCCATCGCTTGGCGAAAGCGGTTGGTAAAGTGGCTGGCGCTGGAAAACCCACACGCCAGGGCAATCTCCCCCAACGGTAGTGACCCGCCGCGCAACATGGCCTGGGCCCGCACCATGCGGCGGGCCAGCACATATTGGTGAGGCGGCAGGCCAAAGCTTGTGCGAAACATCCGCGCAAAGTGGTACTCCGACAACGCACACAACCCCGCCAATTGCCCCAGGCTGAGCGGCTCGGCCAGTTGCTGTTCGATGTACTCCACCAACTGCCGGCGTTGGTGTGCCGCCAATCCGCCCTTGAGCCGCAAACCTTCACGCAGGCCGACCTGGCTGAGCAGAGTGTGGCTGAGCATTTCATGGGCCAGGCTACTGGTCAGCAGGCGTTCGGCGGGCTCCTGCCAGTTCAGGCTGATCAATTGGTGAAAACGCCCGGCCTGCTGCGGGTCTTCCAGGAACGTGCTTTCACGCAGTTGCAACGCCCGAGGTTCGCGGTCCAGCAGGGTGACGCAACCCAGGGCAAATTGCTCCGGGCTGAAGTACACGTGGGCCAGGCGGATTTCGCCGTTGATCACCCAGGCCGACTGATGCTCGGCGGGCAGGATGCACAATTTGTCGGGGCCGCCCTTGGTGCCGGGCTGGCCACGGCGAAATGTCTCGGTGCCACCGCCGACATAGCAAGACAAGGTGTGATGGCTGGGTGCCTCGTAGTCCTGGGAATCGTGGTGGTTACTCCATAAAGCTGCAGACAAGCCGTCACCAAGCTCGGCACTCAGCTCAAGGCGAGCGTTGGGCGAGCTGTTCAGGGCTTTGAAGACTTGTAGGTTTTCCAGTGCAGACATGGGGTTCTCTCCGACGCCTTGCATCCTACTCCCGGCGGCTGGTGCTGTGATCCCTCGGCCCGACAAAAGCGCAAGAATCTGCAAGTGCCGGGCAACCCGTCGGGGTGAAACTGTGGCTCAACCACTGGAGTGCGCCATGAACCTATCCCTGTACTTACTGACCGTGCTGATCTGGGGCACGACCTGGATCGCCCTCAAATGGCAGCTGGGCGTGGTGGAGATTGCGGCATCCATCGTCTATCGCTTCGGCCTCGCGGCACTGGTGCTGTTTGTGTTGTTGCTGCTCAGTCGCAAGTTACAGGTGATGAACCGCCGTGGGCACCTGATCTGCCTGGCCCAGGGCTTATGCCTGTTTTGCGTGAACTTCATGTGCTTCCTCACCGCCAGCCAGTGGATCCCCAGTGGCCTGGTGGCTGTGGTGTTCTCCACCGCGACGCTGTGGAATGCGTTGAATGCCCGAGTGTTCTTCGGCCAGAAAGTCGCGCGCAATGTTCTGTTGGGCGGCGGCCTGGGCTTGATGGGCCTGGGTTTGCTGTTCTGGCCGGAACTGGCCGGGCATAGCGCCAGCCCCGAGACGCTGATGGGCCTGGGCCTGGCACTGTTGGGCACCCTGTGTTTTTCGGCGGGCAATATGCTGTCGAGCCTGCAACAGAAAGCCGGACTCAAGCCGTTGACCACCAACGCCTGGGGGATGGCTTAC
The Pseudomonas hygromyciniae genome window above contains:
- the dacB gene encoding D-alanyl-D-alanine carboxypeptidase/D-alanyl-D-alanine endopeptidase → MQLGRWIHTSAMLVAVSLLLGGCATSSTTSEQALDQLLADPALAGASVSLMVRDARSGNTLYQHNPRTRLVPASSMKLLTTAAAMDVLGPQYRFSTQLLSNGSQQGARLMGNLYLRGLGDPTIQWADYQALAASLAGQGIQLIQGDLVFDDTWFDAERLGVDWAHDDEDKYYGAQISALTVSPNSDFDAGTLIVTAKAPVAVGQPLSVTLSPPTDYVQLSNLAVSGPGNSYGLNRQHGSNLLRLSGTLKPGTQSRQWVSVWEPTQLVANLFTQALAEQGISVQGRRVIGGVSPATATVLATHQSAPLQELIRPLLKLSNNSMAEALLKAMGRQQANAGTAAAGVAAVADFLRRQGLDPATLNQVDGSGLSRRNLVSAQNFTDLLLAMGKQPWFNAWYDALPSAGNPDRLSGGSLRYRLRGTAAQNNLQAKTGSMGGVSSLTGYITDAGGRRLVFSMLTNNYVVQGSRIKAVEDRVATALCRSELAREGR
- a CDS encoding helix-turn-helix domain-containing protein, yielding MSALENLQVFKALNSSPNARLELSAELGDGLSAALWSNHHDSQDYEAPSHHTLSCYVGGGTETFRRGQPGTKGGPDKLCILPAEHQSAWVINGEIRLAHVYFSPEQFALGCVTLLDREPRALQLRESTFLEDPQQAGRFHQLISLNWQEPAERLLTSSLAHEMLSHTLLSQVGLREGLRLKGGLAAHQRRQLVEYIEQQLAEPLSLGQLAGLCALSEYHFARMFRTSFGLPPHQYVLARRMVRAQAMLRGGSLPLGEIALACGFSSASHFTNRFRQAMGATPGEYRQAFQPRPL
- a CDS encoding DMT family transporter; translation: MNLSLYLLTVLIWGTTWIALKWQLGVVEIAASIVYRFGLAALVLFVLLLLSRKLQVMNRRGHLICLAQGLCLFCVNFMCFLTASQWIPSGLVAVVFSTATLWNALNARVFFGQKVARNVLLGGGLGLMGLGLLFWPELAGHSASPETLMGLGLALLGTLCFSAGNMLSSLQQKAGLKPLTTNAWGMAYGASMLALYCVVQGIPFGMEWNTRYIGSLLYLVIPGSVIGFTAYLTLVGRMGPERAAYCTVLFPVVALNVSALLEGYQWTAPALGGLVLVMLGNVLVFRKPRAITPVSPLLEPKQI